A window of Leishmania donovani BPK282A1 complete genome, chromosome 35 genomic DNA:
ACGGTGGCGTTGCGGTGCGAGGGCGGTGGAGTGCACTACTACCTGGAGGACGCCGTCGACTACCTGTCGCACCGCGTTGGCGATGCCGACTGCCGAACAGGGTGCCCTTTGCAAGCCGGGTCTGGGAGATCAGCAGGGAGTGGAGAAggcgcatctgctgctccgcATCACGGAACTCCTGTTTTCCATGATGCCGTTCAGCCGAcccccgccgcggcgcgggctACCAGCGCCAAGCGCCAGCGCCAACTCGACTTGCTGTTCGTGGACCTGTTTGTCGGCAGCGAGCTCGATACGACCGTTACATCGCACGAGTTTCTTTGCCTGTGTCGcggctccctctcccctcacGGGGTGGCCGCCTTCAACCTTCCGGCGGCGGACAAGCGGTttgtgcagcgctgcaacgAGGTATTTGGCAGCCGTAACGTGTACCGTATTCCCGTTCCGGCAAGCTCGAacgaggtggtgctggctCGCGGCGGGCCAAagaacagcggcgccgtggccgaCGCTCCGCACCTCTCACACCGCCTCTTGTTTCGCCGCGCGCAGGAGCTGTCGGCGCATTATCGTCTTCCCTACGACCTGGCCAACCACTACCCTGTCTGGTGGCGACTGTGGTAGacggggtgggtgggtgggcgggagAAGAGCTTAACGATacggcgcacatgcacgcgcacacgcacggctgTGATTGTTGAACGAACGAGGGCATTCTTAAGCGCAGCTGCCTTAGCTTCGTAAAGATAGGAGGGAGCGGTGAGAGATCATTGCGTTTCAGGTGatcctcccccccccccccggcgcGCATGCTCGTGTGCCTCACCGTTCGTACTTCACAGAGAGCTGCTTTTACCCAAGCAACGCGAACGCGACAAGAGCCCACGCGCAGCGATTTGAGGGAAAGCTAAGCACCGTCAGAGAGGTTGAGGCGGCCAACGCATACGACGGATTATGTGGACGAGTGAAGGAAGGACGACGGTGCCATCGGCGCCAGATGTATCTCGATTCACAGGCATCAGCAAGAAGGATCGATATATCCAAACACATAAACACGTGCTCTGCAGGCGCGCCTCGAGGGGGCCCCTGAGTGGCCCTAATTGCTGCAACCCTGTTCCGCCTTTCCCTTGCTGCCTTCCGCTTTCATCCACTGCTTCGCTGTTCCTGTCGCTTGTACGAGAGCAGACTCGTTTCTCCAACACccacgtcctcctcctccccctccgtgGTCTTTCCTCTCCCTGTTTCGTCTGCTGCATCGCGTGACCCTTGCGCAGATCAGCGAGCCTTCTCAGCTCAcgtaaaaaaaaacagagaacACAACAGCACAGGGGTGAAGCAGCCACACTAACTATGTCTGCCACGATCAaagccgcgcgcgcgtgcgcctctacAGTGCTCTTTCGCAGCTTGCGCCTGCACGCCTTCCaaggcgcgctgccgcatgTCCTGGTCGTGGTGGATCGCGTGCCGTGTGTGCTGCAGAAGGTTGTCGCGGAGGGTTAcctggaggtgctgcgcgcgtaCGGGCGGCAGGGCGCAGCATATGTCACGAGCAACTGCGACAGCGTGTTGAGGGCACCGACGGAGCCGTTTCCGGGAACGGCAGACGACAGGGAATCACTTCAGAGCCATAACGGCGAGCTGTTCATCCCTCTGGAACCCGGCGCAGAGACGCCGAGCGGGTCGGCAGGCTTCACTCCACGCgtttcgccgccgtcgttcGCCGCGGATGAAtctgctcctctctcctACTCCCTCATGCCGTTTTGCAGCGACAACTTCCTGAGCCATGTGAAGCGGCTGCAACGGTTCTTTCGCCACTGCGGTGACGGGCAACTGCAACAGCAATGCCACCAGCATGAGACAGAGGCTGCCGCTGGGGATGCATCAAtaacgccgccgcctccgaccGCACTGCCGAGTGTTTGGACGTCCGAGTACTTCAAAGAAGAGTTCGAAGCTCTGTGCCCGCTGCTGGGGCCACTGCTCTCGTCGAAAGGCGAGGCGGTCAAGGGCGATGCCACCGACGAGCAACCCCGATGGCAGGTACTTTTTCACGGACCGCCACGAGAGCTCCTCGGGTGCGTCATGGTGCAAGAGAACGCTTTCCAGAACGAGATGAGGCGCTATCGGCTTCGTCTGAGCCTGTTTGACCTCGGCATTCGTGTTGCGGAGCACTGCCACCTGGGTATCATGAGCCAGAGAGCGGATCGCTTGGCCGGCGAGGGCCACTtcaaggaggcgctggaggacgaCCAAGTGTACAGCTACGCCCGCTCGTGCGCTTTCCGGCCCGAGCATGCCCAGTGCCTCGCGAAAGCCATCGCGGACTCAATCGACTTGTACAGCTGGCGCCGCTCTGggtgtgccggcggcgccgcagcacgcgcagcgcaagTGTATCCGGCCTCCATAACGGCCGCGTTGCAGAGTGCTGAGCTCTGGTCTATCTTCAATACTGGCGCACTGAACGTCTGCGCATCTTCGACGGCAGCTGACGACACCGCCACGGATGTCGAAGCCGTCTTACGGGAACCAATCGAAGGCCCTGGCATGCCGCTCTTGATTGTATGCCGCGACACAGCCAAGGTACTCACCTACGGCGGCGGGATGGAGGACTGTTTGACCAACACCGGGTACTATGCTGCAGCCTACGCGCCGGAGCGCAACGATGTCGCGCGGCACCGTGAGCGCTTTCGGACGGCGTACAGCGAATCGAGTGGCGGAGacggcgagagcgagagggacgaggaggacgccaCTGCGAACCCCCCGGTGCACGGCCGCCTGAAGAAGAAGGAGTACCTCGCAGTGCTCAGGGCGAAGGGGCAGAAGCCGAACAAGCCCCAGCACGATAAcgccgatgacgaggacggcgccgtctcTCGCAGCGTCCCTGCCGGTTCCTGCATTTCCAACAGCATCGGCGGCACCTTTCCCATCGGCGAGGTCATCAGCGAGTCGTTTGACCTCTCGCAACTCAGTGGCACGTGCGACGTGTTTGCGTATCCTGACGTGTTCAAGAAGGTCACGATGAGCCGCCCATCACCGTTCACCATGACGGTAGAGAAAGGCGTTGTCACGTACATCAGCGACGGTGCCCCCAAGGAGTTCTTCGACCTGTTCAGCCTCGTTCGCCAGGTGGAAGGCGAGTGCTATGTGCGGGAGTTGGGCATTGGCCTCAACCCGTACGTCGGACCAGCCCACGTTGTGAGCGACGTGACTACGTTTGAGCGGCAGTGGGGCATCCACCTCTCCCTTGGCCAGCGCCACCCTCTGTTCGTAAAGCAGCGTGAGCGGCGCAACGCCGACGGTTCGGTGGCCACCGGGGTGCACGTGGATGGCCCTGTCCTCAAGCGCAAAGCCGGCAAGTATCACATTGACGTGTTTGTGGATGCAGCGCAGCTTCGCATGGGCGACATGTTTGCGGTCGACTTCACCAAAGGTATCGCCGTCCCGTGAGCGGCGTTTGTGCTTGTTGCACTGGCAGTGCGCAGACCCGCGGCAGCGAactcctcttcccccccccccctcctcttacTCCGCTCTCCCCTTACTGCGCAAGTGGATGGGTTCCTACATGCGTGAGAGGCACGGCGAAGcatcgcgtgtgcgtgcgcgatAGCGTGCAAGATGTCTCGAAGGGAAGTGGGAACAGGGTGTGAGAGGTGGTGAgggtggtgcggcgcaggACGATCACGGAGGCGTCCTGCGGCAAAAGAACAAGAGCACTCACGCCGACGAACTCACATCAACAGCTGCAAAACCGTCGCCTCAATGGCACAAAAGCGCTTTCCCACCACTGACTCATCGGCTCGGCGCATTCGCACGCCTTACCCCCCGCTGAGTATACTCCCAAAGGAAGGCAGCAGGCGCCTTCTATTTGTGTAGGCGCTCGCTTTACCACGGTGCACATAGTGGTGGAAGCGCAAAAAGGGAAGAGCTTCGCACCCCATCTTACACGCATTgcagggaggaggtgcactcttctccgctgcgctgcgctgcgcgcgtgtgcggcttTTCTGGTCACTAACCATCGCCCCTTCGTGCTTAAAAAAGTGTGTTCGGATGCCAGCAGCCTCGGGATTGCgcttcattttttttttgtagcTCCCTGCGTCTCAATGCTGATCTTCCTCCTTCGAGCTGCCGTCCAtatctcgctctctctcgctcgctctggcgtctctctctgcttttcTGGACTCCGCTGGTGTTGTTGCGCAGAGAAACATCGACGCGTGTGTCGAACATAGAATCGAAGGACTTCGCatctgccccccccccgttcCTCGCTGCCCCACTCCCAGTCGTTGATTTAACCTCTACCAACCCCATTGGCGGTTGAAGGCACGCTTCGTCGTCTGCTGCatctttctcctccctcatcaCTCTCTGGCCCACGTCTTTGTCGCTAAGCTTCCGGCCTCCTGTGCGAGAGAAGACTCTCTGCTCCCTGATCCCTTCCCAACTTGCCGCGCAAGTACGCCCTTCGCCCCACGCCACAAAAGCATTGCATCATCGTGCacgactgcagcagcacatgcgTGCCTGTGCCCCGCTGCGttccgcggctgcggctggcctGCCTGCCGCTAGCTTCAAAGTGCTGCACCAGGATgagtgcgtgctgcgctacGACGCAGCCTCACAGATCGCGATCCTCTCAATGGAGCGCCACGCGCGCAAAAATGCAATTGGCGTCGGCTTTCTGAACTGCATCCAGCAGGCCATCGACGTGTGCAGGGCTGGCGCACCGTCTGGCGcttgcaccaccgcctccgccgactgCCCGCCCGTGCGCTGCCTCATCGTCTCCAGCGCCGTCCCGAAAGTGTTCTGTGCCGGCGCAGATTTGAAGGAGCGGAAGGAGATGTCTGTCGCGGAGTCGCGCGCATtcgtgcagcgcctgcgccgaaCCTTCAATGACTTGGAGGACTTGCCCATTGCAaccatcgccgccatcgaggGCAAGGcactcggcggcggcatggaGCTGGCCCTGTCTCTAGACATGCGCGTGGCAGGCGACGGGGCCACCGTGGGCTTCCCGGAGACAGGTCTTGCCATCATCCCTGGCGCGGGTGGCACCGtgcgcgcaccggcagcgctcGGCGTTAGCCGTGCGCTGGAGTTGATCCTGACGGCTGAGCAGGTGTCCGCCCGGCGCGCCATGGAACTGGGTCTAGTGAACCGTGTCGTGCCGGCTGGCTCGGCCCTCGAGGCTGCGCTGGACCTGGCGCTGCGCGTTTCCAAGAACGGGCCGCtcgccgtgtgcgccgcaAAGACGGCGGTCCGCGCTGCCGTGGGCAAGACGCGggcggaggcgatgcaggtggaggcggagcagtACGAGGTTGTGCTCGCCACGGAGGATCGCCTTGAAGGTCTCAAGGCCTTCGCAGAGCATCGCACCCCCGTGTACAAAGGTAAGTAATGCGGGGCTCGACGAGGCAGCAGTCACCGTGGCCCCTCTGCAGGCCGTTCTCGCCATGCATGACACAccgttttctttctctcctcacCCCCAACATAGTGTgcgcctcgccctctccgGTGTGGCTCTATCGTTCTCCCCGTttggggagaggaggggcgctTTCTTTTGTGGCTATGCGCCTCGCTagtcctctctctctctcgtgcctTCCTCCCTCGGCCCGCGCCTCTATGGTTTGTGGGCCATACGCGTCGCTTCCTCATCGCAACCCTCCCCTATGAAGATCTCGAACCAGTCCATGACCCGTGTGACATGGAGCAATGCACACCAGCGCACTACCGCCCCGTCCGTCTGCATCTTCTCCCGCTTCTTCGCAtcggccgccacctgccCGCTGCCCTCGCACGCAATGACTGCTACCACACAAACGCCGACCATCAACAAAAGAAAGGATTTACCAAGTCCAAACCGCAACCCAACCGCGCCCACCTACActccccaccccgccccaccGACACATACATACAAAGCGCAAGCGAACTCTTCTCCCCCCTGCCGCACAGACAACGCACCCGCCCCATCCCGCACCGACACACCTGTAAAACGGTTCCTTCCCCAGCGCACGGCGCGTATctcaccacacacacacacacacacacacacacacacacatacgtcTGCATCATGTCCGACTCGAACTGGAAGGCTCAGCTGAACGCGCCGCAGAAGAGCACGCGGAAAAAGACGGAGGATGTGGAGTCTCGCCGTAACGTCAACTTCGAGGAGTACGCCCTGCGCCGCGAGCTGCAGATGGGCATCTTCGAGAAGGGCTTCGAGAAGCCAAGCCCTGTGCAGGAGGAAGCCATTCCTGTCGCGCTTCAGGGCAAGGACGTGCTTGCCCGTGCCAAGAACGGTACTGGCAAGACAGCCTCATTCGTGATCCCAGTGCTCGAGAAGGTCGACACCCGCGAGTCGTATGTCCAGGCTCTCCTGATGGTGCCCACCCGTGAGCTGGCCCTGCAGACAGCGCAGGTGACAAAGGAGCTGGGCAAGCACATCCCCGGCCTGGAGGTGATGGTGACCACCGGTGGTACGACGCTGCGCGATGATATTCTTCGCCTGACAAGCAAGGTGCACATTCTGGTGGCGACTCCCGGCCGTGTGCTTGACCTGGCGAGCAAGAAGGCAGTTGACCTTTCTCACTGCCACATCCTGGTGCTGGACGAGGCCGACAAGCTGCTCTCCCAGGAATTCATGGAGATCATCGACGACCTGTACACTTACCTCCCTTCTCAGCTGCAGTCCATGCTCTTCTCTGCCACGTTCCCGGTGACGGTGAAGACGTTCGCGGAGCGCCACCTGCACAACCCCTACGAGATCAACCTGATGGACGAGCTGACCTTGAAGGGTGTAACGCAGTACTATGCTTTCGTCGAGGAGCGCCAGAAGATCCACTGCCTCAACACGCTCTTCAACAAGCTGCAAATCAACCAGTCTATCATCTTCTGTAATAGCGTCAACCGCGTGGAGCTACTCGCGAAGAAGATTACTCAGCTCGGCTATAGCTGCTACTACATCCACGCTcgcatgcagcagcagcaccgtaATCGCGTCTTCCACGACTTCCGCGAGGGCCACTGCCGTAACCTCGTCTGCTCCGATCTCATCACCCGTGGTATCGATATTCAGGCCGTGAACGTCGTCATCAACTTCGACTTCCCCAAGTACGCCGAAACGTACCTGCACCGCATCGGCCGCTCCGGTCGCTTCGGTCATCTCGGTGTCGCCATCAACTTTGTGACGTACGATGACCGCTATAATGTCTACCGCATCGAGCAGGAGCTGGACACAGAGATCAAGCCGATCCCGGCTGAGATCGACCCCGAGTTGTACGCAGCATAAAGCATGGCGGAGACGATGTCACACGAGAATTTTGCCCCTTCCTAAACAGGCACGCcccatgcacgcacacagacgcataCGTATCAACAACAGGCGCCAAGTATCGCCCTAGCAATGAATCGGAGTATCggaaaatgaaaaaaaaaggatgaAAAAGGATTAGGGCGGGAGAAAGAATAGCGGATCCAATACTgagaggtgggagggggtgcggggggggggtggcggtgtgacgcagcagtagcagcagcaaggcTACGGCTGATCGAGGACGGCTTGGTGAGGAGGGTCGCCGCCCTGGTGCGTGGTCATCATTCACAAGCGtagaaagaggaagagaagcggtCGCTGACGCCGTTGCACGCGCAGAAAGCACGGCGCCAGCCAAATTGTCGCGCGCTTCGTCCCTCCGTCTtttttcccctcctccctcgagTGCCTGCTCGCCTGCGACATGTGCACGCCATTATGGCTAAGTTACAGGTCGTTTGGGACGTTCTGGGCCGGCGCGTTTTTGTGCGGATAACAAGCCGGTAAGCGGCGCACGGTTGCACGCGCGGGACCTGCTCTGCAGGCAGAGGAACGAAGGGAGTAGGGCGACACGCATGAGGTGCAGGTCTGGAGGCGCCAGTGCGCTCTTCAAGCTTCGCTGAGATGAGCGTGGGCGAGGGCCGCCGGCTACGGAAGTGCggaaacacgcacgcaggacGCGACCTTACGTACACATCTCTCCCTTTCTGTCTGTACACGACCGTTACCCCTCAGCGGCACTCCTGCGCGGCTGaacgccgcctccctctgcttCTCACGCGTGTCGAGTTTGACGTGGCGGTGAGCTGCCGCACCGGAGGGCGTGGGTACACGACTGTGCGgccttttctctttcctcctctcccactCTTGTCCATTTCTTGTTTTgtcctgtgtgtgtctccctctccctctcttccctcttctccctctccctatCTCTCTCTTACcccttttgttttgtttttgtttttctttgttttcgtttctctAAAGTCTCTCTCCGCCTGACCTTCAcacctcctcgctctcttgcttcatgcacgcacgcgcaccctcctctcccctctaTGCCACTTCCACCGCACACCCACATCCttttctgccccccccctgctcTTCTTAGGTATTCCGTGGCGTTGtccatctctctcgcgcgcgctctctcatTTCTCCTTTTGTGGTTGACGGCGCGCCCTCCGTCGCGTGCGTGCTCAACGTGTGGGTGTGGCGTATCGGCTGCGTGAGACTTGGTGGTGTGCGTCCCCTCTTTCATTGACCTTTCTgcaccccttctctctctttgtcgtgccgccgctggcggagCCTGATGACGGGAACCGCACCTgtacagcagcgcgcacaacGCGGGGAAGCAGAAGCAGTCCCGAACGCGCACTACAGATAGATGTGTTTCTACCGGAGGCACTGGAGCACTCATGCGCGAATACCCAGGAGTTCATGCACACTTGCATGTGTACAGACTTCGAATTATAtgaaagagggggaggggttaCAGCGGAGGAGCGCACCCCCACAAGAGCACGTGCAAGCTCgcacagaagcagcagcaacagcaatACAAACGCTAGAGAGAAAGGGGCAGGCGTAACTAAtgcgttgtgtgtgtatgtttgtgCAGGCGCAAAACGAAGATGCGACCAACAACACCAAAAAGAACAAAGAAAATGAAAGGGCGCTGAAgggacacgcacacacgcgatggaggaggtggacacATTTTTATTTTATCCCTTTGCCTTTTAATTTTTGAAGGTCGCGAAAGGCTGCGCGCACCGCTAGCGATTCACCACCGGAGGTGTTACAGTGAAGGTATGTGTCGCTTTTCTCAAATCCCTTTCCTTCCGTGTTTGCGTGTGATCACCtttcgcccccccccgccctgTTCATCTTTCTCTCTTACCCCCCGCTCACTCtatacgtgtgcgtgtgcatgtttATGCgtctccttttttcttgttctccctccgccaccgccatatgtcagacacacactcacacacacacacacgtgtgtgtgtgtgtttgcagAGTCCGCCTCTGCACCCGCCGCTCTgttcgccctcctcccttgtcttccgcttcctctctctgGCTGTGGCTCGACCTATTCTCTCaatgcgtatgtgtgcgctgcgcgcgtgcgtgccgtggGATGTGTGGCATTCTGGTGTAGTCTTTtgctctccgcctcgtcgtttttttttttcgttttgttttctgccGTGACCtctatgcgtgcgcgcgcgtgcgtgtgggccgGTGTACGTgcatctctcttttcgtgtgtgttgCGCTGCTTAATCTCGGCTTACCTCtcctgtgtgtgcctgtgtgttgGTTTGAGGCCTTCGTTGCGCCAACAAACGGACGACAGAAAATGCCGAGGGGATGAGAGGTGGCGAGCATGACGGGCGtaagggagagaaagaggggaggcCAAGAAGAGATGTGGCAGAAGGAAGCTGTCTGCTGGTGTCTCGGCCGACTCATTTTATTCGGAAAGGAGGCGCAAAGGTAGGGTGAAAGCAAGCAAGGGCGAAGCATTCAGCTTCTATCTCTCCACCATTCTTTTCCCTCGACAGATGCACACTCGTACGCGGTCTCTGAAGCACTcacaagagcagcacgcacacacgcacctctctACCGTCaaacgcacaggcacgcgcatgcacctCTTTGCATTCACAAGAAACGAAGCGAAAAACAAACGGTGAACATGTTTTGATGAAATCCCGacagaaaacgaaagaagc
This region includes:
- a CDS encoding enoyl-CoA hydratase/isomerase family protein, conserved, whose amino-acid sequence is MRACAPLRSAAAAGLPAASFKVLHQDECVLRYDAASQIAILSMERHARKNAIGVGFLNCIQQAIDVCRAGAPSGACTTASADCPPVRCLIVSSAVPKVFCAGADLKERKEMSVAESRAFVQRLRRTFNDLEDLPIATIAAIEGKALGGGMELALSLDMRVAGDGATVGFPETGLAIIPGAGGTVRAPAALGVSRALELILTAEQVSARRAMELGLVNRVVPAGSALEAALDLALRVSKNGPLAVCAAKTAVRAAVGKTRAEAMQVEAEQYEVVLATEDRLEGLKAFAEHRTPVYKGK
- a CDS encoding ATP-dependent DEAD-box RNA helicase, putative, with product MSDSNWKAQLNAPQKSTRKKTEDVESRRNVNFEEYALRRELQMGIFEKGFEKPSPVQEEAIPVALQGKDVLARAKNGTGKTASFVIPVLEKVDTRESYVQALLMVPTRELALQTAQVTKELGKHIPGLEVMVTTGGTTLRDDILRLTSKVHILVATPGRVLDLASKKAVDLSHCHILVLDEADKLLSQEFMEIIDDLYTYLPSQLQSMLFSATFPVTVKTFAERHLHNPYEINLMDELTLKGVTQYYAFVEERQKIHCLNTLFNKLQINQSIIFCNSVNRVELLAKKITQLGYSCYYIHARMQQQHRNRVFHDFREGHCRNLVCSDLITRGIDIQAVNVVINFDFPKYAETYLHRIGRSGRFGHLGVAINFVTYDDRYNVYRIEQELDTEIKPIPAEIDPELYAA